The proteins below are encoded in one region of Geobacter sp.:
- a CDS encoding peptide chain release factor 3, with the protein MQQYNVHEIDRRRTFAIISHPDAGKTTITEKLLLFGGAIQQAGEVRARKASRHATSDWMEMEKQRGISVTSSVMKFTYQDFEVNLLDTPGHNDFSEDTYRVLTAVDSALMVIDSVKGVESQTKKLLEVCRLRHTPIMTFINKLDREGREPLELIDEIESVLKIQCAPMTWPIGMGKRFRGTYHLYTKELTFFDPEAERGTGQIVTVQGLDDPRLEQLLGSQVDELRHDIELIEGVAQPFEQEAYLAGLQTPVFFGSAINTFGVQQLLDSFVEHAPAPLPREAVTRTVSPYEEPFSGFVFKIQANMDPAHRDRIAFFRICSGKFTRGMKVKHLRLGRDMQIANATIFMAQDRTNVDEAYPGDIIGIHNHGIIKIGDTFTQGEDLKFTGIPNFAPEHFRKVRLLDPMKSKSLEKGLVQLAEEGTTQVFRAQMGADWIVGAVGLLQFDVVMHRLEHEYKVKATYEPASYVTARWVTGEKKKLDEFQRKEAMHCYIDGEGNLAYLAGSQWRLENTMENWKELVFLETREHR; encoded by the coding sequence GTGCAGCAATACAATGTTCATGAAATCGACAGGCGCCGCACCTTCGCCATAATTAGCCATCCGGACGCTGGAAAGACCACCATCACCGAAAAACTCCTCCTTTTTGGTGGCGCCATTCAACAGGCTGGCGAGGTTCGGGCGCGGAAGGCATCCCGTCATGCCACCTCCGACTGGATGGAGATGGAAAAACAGCGTGGCATTTCCGTTACTTCGTCGGTCATGAAGTTCACCTACCAGGATTTCGAGGTCAATCTTCTCGACACCCCCGGCCACAACGACTTTTCCGAAGATACCTATCGTGTCCTCACTGCCGTTGACTCCGCTCTGATGGTCATCGACTCGGTGAAAGGGGTGGAAAGCCAGACCAAGAAACTCCTTGAGGTCTGCCGGCTTCGGCACACCCCGATCATGACCTTCATCAACAAGCTTGACCGTGAAGGGCGCGAACCTTTGGAACTGATCGACGAAATAGAGAGCGTCCTTAAGATCCAGTGTGCTCCCATGACCTGGCCGATTGGCATGGGCAAACGGTTTCGTGGCACCTATCACCTCTATACCAAGGAGTTGACCTTTTTCGACCCGGAGGCGGAACGAGGAACCGGACAGATCGTAACCGTTCAGGGGCTCGACGACCCTCGACTCGAACAGCTCCTGGGAAGCCAGGTCGATGAACTCAGGCACGATATCGAACTGATCGAGGGAGTTGCACAGCCCTTTGAACAGGAGGCCTACCTGGCCGGGCTGCAGACACCGGTCTTCTTCGGCAGCGCCATCAACACCTTCGGGGTCCAGCAGCTGCTCGACAGCTTCGTCGAGCATGCACCGGCACCACTCCCCCGTGAAGCGGTGACCCGCACCGTATCCCCCTATGAAGAACCATTCAGCGGCTTTGTGTTCAAGATCCAGGCGAACATGGACCCTGCCCACCGCGATCGTATCGCCTTCTTCCGGATCTGCTCGGGAAAGTTCACCCGTGGCATGAAGGTCAAGCACCTGCGACTCGGCCGCGACATGCAGATCGCCAATGCGACGATCTTCATGGCCCAGGACCGGACCAACGTGGACGAGGCATATCCCGGCGACATCATCGGCATCCACAACCACGGCATCATCAAGATCGGGGACACCTTTACCCAAGGAGAAGACCTCAAGTTCACCGGCATCCCCAATTTCGCCCCGGAGCATTTCCGCAAGGTCCGACTCCTCGACCCGATGAAGTCAAAATCGCTGGAAAAAGGGCTGGTACAGCTGGCAGAAGAAGGGACCACCCAGGTTTTCCGTGCCCAGATGGGTGCTGACTGGATCGTCGGCGCTGTCGGCCTGCTCCAGTTCGATGTGGTCATGCACCGGCTTGAACATGAATACAAGGTCAAGGCCACCTATGAACCGGCATCCTATGTCACCGCCAGGTGGGTAACCGGGGAAAAGAAGAAACTGGACGAATTCCAGCGTAAAGAGGCCATGCACTGCTATATCGACGGGGAAGGTAATCTGGCCTATCTGGCAGGAAGCCAGTGGCGCCTGGAAAACACTATGGAAAACTGGAAGGAACTGGTGTTCCTCGAAACCCGCGAACACCGCTAG
- a CDS encoding AEC family transporter, which translates to MSNIILLIVCFLAGMGLRRTGRFPESTPAALNGFIIHVSLPALALLHIHRLTLDVSLLFTAGMAWCLFGAGYLFFKLTGRLAGLDTQSIGALMLVGGLGNTSFVGLPMIEAYYGKEYLGIGLIADQLGSFLVLSTLGILTATIYSSGHTSPREIIRKVILFPPFQALLLAFLLKPLPFPEWLTSVLQKLGDTLTPLALASVGFQLRFGQIRQELKGLSLGLLYKLALGPVILYLVYVVMLGGSGKVMQVTLFEAAMAPMITAGIIAVDHRLNPSLVTLMLGIGIPLSFLSLPLWWWLLQGV; encoded by the coding sequence ATGTCCAATATCATCTTGCTCATTGTCTGTTTCCTTGCCGGAATGGGGTTACGGCGCACCGGCCGCTTTCCCGAATCCACTCCTGCAGCGCTCAACGGCTTCATCATTCACGTATCGCTTCCTGCCCTTGCTCTTCTCCATATCCACCGGCTTACTCTCGACGTTTCCCTGCTTTTTACTGCCGGGATGGCCTGGTGCCTGTTCGGTGCTGGCTATCTCTTCTTCAAGTTGACCGGACGACTGGCAGGCCTGGATACCCAAAGTATTGGTGCCCTCATGCTGGTGGGGGGGCTGGGCAATACCTCATTTGTCGGTCTGCCCATGATAGAGGCATACTACGGCAAGGAGTACCTGGGGATCGGGCTTATTGCCGATCAGCTCGGCTCTTTCCTTGTCCTCTCCACGCTCGGTATTCTGACTGCCACCATCTATTCGAGTGGCCATACCTCCCCCCGTGAGATCATTCGTAAGGTCATCCTTTTCCCGCCCTTCCAGGCGTTGCTCTTGGCGTTTCTGCTCAAACCGCTGCCGTTTCCCGAGTGGCTCACCAGTGTCCTGCAAAAACTCGGCGACACCCTGACACCGCTAGCCCTCGCTTCAGTCGGGTTCCAGCTCCGGTTTGGCCAGATCAGACAGGAGCTGAAGGGGCTTTCGCTGGGGTTGCTCTATAAACTGGCGCTCGGCCCGGTGATCCTCTATCTCGTCTATGTGGTCATGCTTGGCGGCAGTGGCAAGGTCATGCAGGTAACCCTTTTCGAGGCAGCCATGGCGCCGATGATCACGGCTGGCATCATAGCCGTCGATCACCGGCTGAACCCGTCATTGGTTACGCTCATGCTCGGGATCGGCATTCCTTTGTCGTTTCTCTCTCTTCCGCTCTGGTGGTGGCTTCTGCAGGGGGTATAA
- a CDS encoding PilZ domain-containing protein, translating to MSDVYHLLTVADVQKDTAAIVEVLKGIHESRLPNDLRLLNYYREMPVSYDAVVSFIDEDLVELKVHQHQAVVMYAEKMTFLKSAHFPHDVVAKTYKVNVDKSVALLSRFSYAQIRAERRRFIRVEIGERIEIAFRRLGVNVPGRLLDISIGGLSLVSPEQHAVDLETAGILSVSLPNVQLEIPGRLIKIIPLDAQWRYIFELETDNRIEAAISQFIFQKQVEIIRELKDQLF from the coding sequence ATGAGTGATGTCTATCATCTGTTGACGGTTGCTGATGTTCAGAAAGACACGGCTGCTATTGTCGAGGTGCTGAAGGGGATTCATGAATCACGTCTCCCCAACGACCTGAGGCTGCTCAACTATTACCGGGAGATGCCGGTCAGCTATGATGCGGTGGTCTCATTTATCGATGAAGACCTGGTAGAGCTCAAGGTGCATCAACACCAGGCCGTGGTGATGTATGCCGAAAAGATGACCTTCCTGAAGAGTGCCCATTTCCCTCACGATGTGGTTGCAAAGACTTATAAGGTCAATGTTGACAAGAGTGTGGCCTTGCTCTCACGCTTTTCCTATGCCCAGATACGGGCAGAACGACGGCGATTCATCCGTGTGGAGATCGGTGAGAGGATAGAGATTGCTTTCAGGCGGTTGGGAGTAAATGTGCCCGGACGGCTTCTGGATATCTCCATCGGTGGCCTTTCGCTTGTCAGCCCCGAGCAGCATGCCGTTGACCTTGAAACCGCGGGCATCCTCAGTGTCTCTCTTCCCAATGTTCAGTTGGAGATTCCCGGCAGACTCATAAAAATTATCCCCCTCGACGCCCAGTGGCGATATATCTTCGAATTGGAAACTGACAACCGGATAGAAGCTGCGATATCGCAGTTCATTTTCCAGAAGCAGGTCGAGATCATCCGGGAGCTGAAGGACCAGTTGTTCTGA
- a CDS encoding tRNA threonylcarbamoyladenosine dehydratase produces MAMLHRFSRNELLIGPNGQGRLREATVGVIGLGGVGSYAAEALCRAGVGRLVIVDFDDICLTNVNRQLHAMVGTVGKPKVQVMAERLRLINPDAEVVPFREFYAAENSDLLFSQRLDYVVDAIDHITSKLHLIKSSLERSIPLISSMGAANRLDPTLVQVADISATHGCRMARTMRKLLKKQGITRGFKVVFSTEEYRAPLTQDGSCRGNCICPNRDDQAFTCEHRRLILGSISFIPGIFGLTMAGVAINDLLKTLD; encoded by the coding sequence GTGGCAATGTTACACCGTTTTTCACGAAACGAGCTCCTGATTGGTCCGAATGGGCAGGGCCGGCTGCGTGAGGCGACCGTTGGGGTCATTGGCCTGGGTGGCGTCGGGAGTTACGCAGCCGAGGCGCTCTGCAGGGCTGGAGTCGGACGTCTGGTAATCGTCGATTTTGATGATATCTGTCTCACCAACGTCAACCGGCAGTTGCATGCCATGGTGGGTACGGTGGGGAAGCCCAAGGTGCAGGTAATGGCCGAGCGGCTTCGCTTGATCAATCCGGATGCCGAGGTCGTCCCGTTCAGGGAGTTTTATGCAGCCGAGAATAGCGATCTTCTCTTTTCCCAGCGACTCGATTATGTCGTAGACGCCATCGATCATATTACCAGCAAGCTCCATTTGATCAAAAGCAGTCTGGAGCGTTCCATTCCCCTCATTTCGAGCATGGGTGCAGCAAACCGTCTCGATCCGACCCTGGTGCAGGTTGCTGACATCTCTGCTACCCATGGTTGCCGCATGGCGCGGACTATGAGGAAACTGCTGAAAAAACAAGGCATAACTCGCGGTTTCAAGGTGGTCTTTTCCACAGAGGAGTACCGCGCCCCTCTCACCCAGGATGGCAGTTGCCGTGGCAACTGTATCTGCCCCAATCGCGATGACCAGGCGTTTACCTGTGAACATCGTCGGCTGATTCTCGGCAGTATCTCCTTTATCCCGGGTATCTTTGGCCTCACCATGGCAGGCGTTGCCATAAACGACCTACTGAAAACCCTTGATTGA
- a CDS encoding YchF/TatD family DNA exonuclease, with protein MLVDTHCHLDEPGLNCRLEQVLSTANDAGVSRFIVPGVDGQHWPRIASTADARRGIFPAYGLHPMHAAHFTPAMFDRLKEYLPQAVAVGEIGLDYLCTDVPREIQVEAFRQQLRLAVQSGMPVLIHCRQAFRDLMDILRQETVQRVGGVMHAFSGSPEIAREAVRLGLLISVAGPVTYANAVRPLQVAAQVPLDSLVIETDAPDLTPEPHRGGKNEPAFLPLVAAAVARIRGVSFEEVAEATTANARRLFGI; from the coding sequence ATGCTGGTAGACACCCATTGCCATCTGGATGAACCGGGCCTGAACTGCAGGCTGGAGCAGGTGTTGTCCACTGCCAATGACGCCGGAGTGTCGCGGTTCATCGTCCCTGGTGTTGACGGGCAGCATTGGCCTCGCATCGCCTCCACCGCCGATGCGAGACGAGGGATTTTTCCTGCCTATGGCCTTCATCCGATGCATGCCGCCCACTTTACGCCTGCGATGTTTGACCGTCTCAAGGAGTACCTCCCTCAAGCGGTTGCCGTCGGTGAGATTGGCCTTGATTACCTGTGCACGGATGTGCCGCGGGAGATACAGGTTGAGGCCTTCCGCCAGCAACTCCGGCTGGCGGTGCAGTCAGGGATGCCGGTGCTCATCCACTGCCGGCAGGCCTTTCGCGATCTCATGGATATCCTGCGCCAAGAGACGGTGCAGCGGGTCGGCGGGGTCATGCATGCCTTTTCGGGAAGTCCGGAGATCGCCCGGGAGGCGGTAAGGCTCGGTTTGCTCATTTCAGTTGCCGGTCCGGTGACGTATGCCAATGCAGTTCGTCCGCTGCAGGTGGCTGCGCAGGTACCTCTCGACAGTCTGGTGATCGAAACCGATGCCCCTGATCTTACTCCCGAACCGCACAGAGGCGGGAAGAATGAGCCGGCGTTCCTCCCTCTGGTTGCAGCGGCGGTTGCACGTATTCGCGGTGTATCCTTCGAAGAGGTGGCGGAAGCAACAACGGCAAATGCCCGCCGATTATTCGGGATATGA